The following are encoded together in the Daucus carota subsp. sativus chromosome 5, DH1 v3.0, whole genome shotgun sequence genome:
- the LOC135152570 gene encoding transcription repressor OFP7-like, which produces MAKRLKLHISRAITSSFHSCRSKDPSVSNPIPSFFRFSPNLAVPPPQPPPSAVKPDHLSSKSHVEPQLFQWQNKEEEWQLVYHKSPPTKKKKIIRRNKKERGESSRSFSSDSSAEFHPIREKPRKKKKKKKGCVTTGLCRLSISSSPARLSVFKKLIPTVVEGKVRDSFAVVKKSEDPYEDFKRSMMDMIWEKQMFEEGDLEQLLQCFLSLNSPRHHKVIVDAFAEIWNAMFADSNITGTSTTRNSNSVSVVDCEPTSSIDFS; this is translated from the coding sequence ATGGCAAAACGACTCAAGCTTCACATCTCCAGAGCCATCACATCTTCCTTCCACTCCTGCCGTTCCAAAGACCCTTCCGTCTCCAATCCCATCCCTTCTTTCTTCCGATTCTCCCCCAACCTCGCCGTACCGCCGCCGCAACCACCTCCCTCCGCCGTCAAACCCGATCACCTCTCCTCCAAGAGCCACGTTGAGCCGCAGCTCTTTCAGTGGCAGAATAAAGAAGAAGAATGGCAGCTCGTCTACCACAAGTCGCCTCCtacaaagaagaagaaaattataagacgtAACAAAAAGGAGAGAGGCGAGAGTTCTAGAAGCTTCTCCTCCGATTCTTCCGCCGAGTTCCACCCAATTCGCGAGAAGCCtcgaaagaaaaagaaaaagaaaaagggctGCGTCACGACTGGCTTGTGTAGATTATCAATATCATCGTCGCCGGCCAGACTGTCGGTGTTCAAGAAACTGATACCCACGGTGGTGGAAGGGAAGGTGAGGGACAGTTTCGCGGTGGTGAAGAAATCGGAGGATCCGTACGAGGATTTCAAGCGATCTATGATGGATATGATATGGGAGAAACAAATGTTCGAGGAAGGAGATTTGGAGCAGCTTCTTCAGTGCTTCTTGTCTCTGAATTCCCCGCGTCATCACAAGGTTATTGTTGATGCATTTGCTGAGATTTGGAATGCTATGTTTGCTGATAGTAATATTACAGGTACTAGCACTACCAGGAATTCCAACTCTGTCTCAGTTGTTGATTGTGAACCAACATCGAGCATCGATTTCAGCTAG